The DNA segment CGTGTACTTGATTACACCAATTTTCTTGCTTTTACATTCATTTATGATTAAATTGTTTGGATCTATCGCTAACATATTACATAATACATGACTAGTTAGTTTGTAGCATaacttgaaaataaaatttacttAATATACGGACAGATACTAACAGCAAGAAGAGTGACCGAAATGCAAAGAAAACATAAATGTATGAGATACCAGATTCATACTTGGATAACCAAAACCATGCGAAAACAAGGAAATCTCAGGTTGCGGCTCATACACAGAATGATTAAACTGGCAGAAACTTGGGTCCATGAACATTATAATCTAATCAAGAACAATGGGAGAATCGAAGGTCATTCCCCGGGAATCCACGACAGGCACCAGTTCAGGTGGCAAATCACCCCTAAAGATATGCACCTTGAATCTGAGATTGCTTCTGCTGTTCTGCACCAGTTCAAACACACAACCATCTCCACACTTGAGATCATTATCCGAGAGAAATCTTTTCCACTCTGAGTCGAACGCAAACGTAGGGCGACCAGAGCCTCCACGGTACGATGCGTTCCAATCCTTGCCCCTATATCTGAGAATCACGGGGACAATCGCTAGAGGAAGCAATTGAACCATGTGGGCAGGTAGGCACTGTTGGGAACAAAGGGGAATTCACCATAATAACTCAATCAAACAAACAGTTGAAACAAAATGAAATGTGTGTGAATGATATTTATTTACCAATGCACATGATTTCTCCATATGTGATTTTGTAAAAATCACATCAAAAAAGGGTACACCCAGAAGATGGGAAACTACTTCTTCTTCTACATCTTCTTCAGCTTCTACTTCTACTTCAACTAGAGGAGATTGAGAGGTCGATCCAAATGAAGCCTTGCGTTGCTTCCCCCTCAGACGGCTCGCTATGCTTCCAGAAGCAACGGTCATTGTGTTTGTGTACAcctaaacacacacacacacaaatttaaCATCCTGAAACAATGCATATCCCAACCCAATGACATGCACCATGTGCTTTCATGCAAGAAATGATTGAAAATCTCCGTCTTAAAAACAATGCTTGCTTGCATTTAATATGATTGTGTATACTATGAAGTTCAAGATCGACTTCCAAGTCAAAGACCtgtaaaaatcaaaatctcgtacaaatatataaaaaaattaaaaatatgagTAAACATAACTCAACCTTGTCTCTTGTTGGTCAACTATGATACAGAGATCATACTGTGATTCAAGAGGAATATTCGAGACGAAAATAAAGTTTGCCAGCACTTGGCTTGTCCCTAATAAACACCTAATTCTTGAACCAAAGTTGCTTATTAACAAACACCTAGCACACAACTGGTCCGGGGTTCGAGTCACCTTAATCGTGAGTTGACGAAAATCCAAATCAGcacatataataaaattttaaagagtGCAATACGAATTACAACTACTCAAATAATCTAAAAAGTAAAATCCAAATCGCATGACCTTAACCCAtgtaagaaataaaaaataataataattgagacCGTTTCATAGGattttgtgtatatatatatatataaattcacgTAATCAGTGTG comes from the Henckelia pumila isolate YLH828 chromosome 1, ASM3356847v2, whole genome shotgun sequence genome and includes:
- the LOC140876121 gene encoding B3 domain-containing protein Os04g0386900-like, which produces MKGGKTRSSGADPVQSPIYPPLYSTPTNGGDATEWMEGKERLHKSVKVEDAFEDEKDEIESSVRRKVYTNTMTVASGSIASRLRGKQRKASFGSTSQSPLVEVEVEAEEDVEEEVVSHLLGVPFFDVIFTKSHMEKSCALCLPAHMVQLLPLAIVPVILRYRGKDWNASYRGGSGRPTFAFDSEWKRFLSDNDLKCGDGCVFELVQNSRSNLRFKVHIFRGDLPPELVPVVDSRGMTFDSPIVLD